Below is a genomic region from Amycolatopsis sp. 195334CR.
ATCCAGGCGCTGGTGGCGAGCCTGGCCCTCCGTGCCGAGGACGACCTGCTCAAGGTCGCCTTTGTCGAGTGCAACGCCGACCGGGCCAAGTACTTCGCCGGCGAACTCGCCGAGCACCTCGGGCTGAAGGTGAAACCGCTGGTGCTGGGGGAGTTCGAGCCCGGGCCGGCGGACCTGGTGCTGACCACCTTCTTCCACCTCGCCGAGGTGCGCGGCCTGTGGCGCCGCACCGGCACCGAGGTGGTCGCGATCGTGGCCGCGCCCCACGTCCGGACCCTGGTGCGGATCGCCGCCGTGGCCCCGGACCGGACCGTCGGCATCTGGTACTCCACCGAGGACCAGGCCGTCAGCATCCGGGACTCGCTGGCGCAGTCGGGCCTGCGGAACATCAAGGTGCTCCACGGCGTCGCCGACGAGGACATCGAGGACGTGGACCTGGTGGTCATCCCGAGCGAATCGCCGGATCTGAAGGCCCGGCTGGACGGCCGGGTGGAGGTGATCGAGTTCGGCAACGTGCTGGACGCGGCGTCCATCCGGATGGTCAGCGAGGTGGTCGATGACCTGCGGACGGCCAAGCGCGGAGGCGTGGCGGAACCACCGGCGACCTAGCGCGGACGCGCAACGGATCCGCGGGCGGCCAAGCGCGGAAGCGTGGCGAAACCTCCGGCGATCTGGAGCGGAGGCGTGGCGGAATCGCGGGCGATTTGGCGCGGGCGTGTGGCGGAACGCTCGGCGATCTGGCGCGGAGGCGTGGCGGACTCGCGGGCGATTTAGCGCGGGCGAGTGGCGAAGCTTCCGGCGACCTACCGCGACTCCTCAGCGAGTAGGCGGCGCAGCCGGTGGATCACGTCGACCTGGGCCGGGTTGTAGAGGTCGGTCAGTGCCAGGTCGATCGTCTTCGCGGCCTGCCGGACCCCCTTGGGCGTGCTGGTCCCCGGATCGACCAGGTCGGGGTACTCGCCGAGGAGGGCGCGGACCTTCGGGGCCATGGCTTCGGCCAGCGCCCGCCGGGTCTCGGCGTCGGCGTCGGCGGGTAGGTGGTCGAACTCAGCGCCCGTGCCGTAGTCCGCGGTCCGCCGCATCAGGTCGCGGTAGGCGTCCATCGCCGACGGGCCGAACACCCGCGACATGACCACGACGAACGAACGGTCGGCCTCGGTGAGCTTCGCGTCGGCGGCGACCGAGGCGATCTCCGGCGGAAGATCGGTCGGCACGGACTCGCGCAGGATCATCGCTAGTTCGAGGCGCGCCCGCTTCAACCGCTCGATGGTCGTGGCCAGTTCGCTGTCCAGCACGCGCAGGGCCTCGCCGGGGTGTTCGTCGGCGTCACCCATCTCGGCGATCTGCGTGAGCGAGAAACCGAGATCCGCCAGCCGCTTGATGCGCAGCAACCGCACCAGGTGCGCGACGCCGTAGCTCTTGTAACCGTTGGCGCGTCGTTCGGGTTCGGCCAGCAGGCCGACCTCGTGGTAGTGCCGCACCGCGCGCAGGCTCGTGCCGGCGAGTTCGGCGATCTGCCGGGTGCTCCACGCCATGTGACCGCTCCTCCAACCGGGTCCGCCGGTGCGGGCGCACCGGTGAAACCCAGTGAAGACCGTGCCGTCGCGGCATGGTCAACCGTGTTCGGCCGCCGCGGGGCTGTGAGCTGGCTCACCACGCTTCCGCCGATCGGTGGGCGGTGGATTGCCGACGGCGATCACGCGAAGCAGAATCGGCTCTTCGGGCGCTGCCGGTCCGGCACCACCCTCGACCGCAGGGGAGCGGGGCGATGGACCAGCACGCCAGCACCGCACGCCGGCTGCCGCTGTGGGGTTTCTTCCTCCTCCTGGCCGGCTACCTCGCCGTGCTGCAGGTGCTCGGCGTGCTGCTGACCCGGGGCCTGGACGTCCAGTACGCCGCGCCGACCACGATCACCGAGCTGTGGCGCGGCATCACCGTGCCGGTCGGCGTCTCGCTGCTGCTGGTCGTCGCCGCGATCACCGCGCTGCGCTGGTGGCGGCCGGTGCTGGTCGAGGACCACCCGGTGCGGAGCTGGGTCATCGTGGTGCCGGTCGTCCAGTTCGCCGCCATCGCGGCGGCCACCAACTACGGCGGGCTCGCCGAGCGCGGCCTCGGCTTCACGCTCCTGCTGTTGTGCAGCACGCTGTTCGTCGGCTTCGGCGAGGAGCTCATGTTCCGCGGCATCGGCGTCACCGTCTTCCGCCACAACGGGTTCAGCGAAGGCAGGGTCGCGCTGTGGTCCACGGTGACCTTCGGCCTCGCGCACGCCACCAACCTGATCAACACCGGTTTCGGCGCACTGGCGCAGGTGCTGCTCGCCGCGGTGTCCGGCTACTTCTTCTACCTGGTCCGCCGTCGCAGCGGCGGCATCCTGCTGCCCGCGGTTGTGCACGGGCTCTGGGACTTCTCGCTGATCTCCGGCGCGGTCGTGCCGGGCGAGTCGTACTTCGGCGTGGTGGCCAGCCTGCTCGCGATCATCGGGCTCGCCGTGGTGCTGGTGGTGCGCCGCCACCGGATCCACGACGACCGACGGGCCCGCACCGCCGCGGGCCCGTCGGACGACTGACGCGTTACTGCGGGTACTTCGTCACGTACGAGACCTGGTTCGGCTCGTTCGCGGTGGCCCCGGTGGTGTTGATGACGTTGGTGATCGTGCCGACGCCGCCGAGCGAGACCGCGACCAGGCCCTGGAAGCGGACCCCCGGTTTGTCCGGCACCTCGAAACCGCGGCTGGCCACCACCGCCGGGTTGACGTTGAAGAAGCTGTAGCTCCCCACGCCGTAGGCCTCGTGGGTGTTCACCTGGTCGCCGACCTTGTACGCAGCCCAGCCCTGCGTGCCGCCACCCGGGCTGCCCCAGGTCTGGTTGTCCGGCGGGTCGTAGGGCAGTTCGTTCTGGTAGAAGAAGGTCTTCCCGTTCTCGCCGTTCCAGATGGTCTGGTACTGCTGGTAGTGCTCGACGAACAGGCCGTACATGGTGACGTTGTCGCCTTCGACGATCAGCCCGTTGCGCGCGGTGTTGACGTCCCAGCCGATGCCGTCGCCGTGATCCCCGCGCCACAGCCACATGTGGTCGCCGATCACGTCGTTCGAGTGCACCTGCAGGCTGGTGGTCGCCTTGCCGACGCCGGGGCCGCCGATGCGGAAGAACACGTCGTGCAGCGAGGTCGGGTTCTCCGCGTGGCTCGCCGAGGCGCCTTCCTGCCCGACCTCCATCAGCGAGGGCACGTTGACCGGACCGGCGTCGAACATCATGCCCGCCACCTTCACCCCGTCCACGTCGGCGACGGTCATCGCCGTCTTGCCGGTGTCCGGGGTCAGCGTGGCCAGGCCGAGGCCGAGCACCACGGTGTTCGGCTTGGTCACCCGGATCGTGTCGTCGAGGTGGTGCACGCCGGGGGTGAACAGCAGGTGCTTGCCCTGCTCCAGCGCGGCGTTGACGGTGGCCACCGAGGTGTCCGGCTTGACCACGAGGAACTCGCTGAGCGAGATCGACTCACCCGGCGCGTTCCCGCCGCCCCAGCTGGTGCCCTTGGTGTCGTTGCGCAGGGAGGGCACAAAAACGTTGTAGCTGCCCGAATCGTCGACGTGGAGGAAGGGCTTCTCGCGGATCTTCGGCGTCGTGTCGAGCACCGTGTGCGAGGGGTTGGGGAAGTTCTGCGGCGGGGTGCCGGTCGAACCCTGGAACACCATGTTCCACACCGAGCCGCCCCAGCCGCCGCCGAGTTCGCTGTTGCGGGTGTAGAACTGCTGCTGCGAACCGGATTCGGTGAAACCGTCTATTTTGGAGTCGGCGATCAGGCCGCCGGAGGCCCAGCCGTCGTAGCCGTTCCACAGCTGGACCTGGCCGCGCAGGTGCATGCGGCGGTAGGGCGCCGCCTGCGAGACCGCCCAGCGCTCGATCTGGCCCTGCGGAATGGTCACCGACAGGTTTTCCGCCGCCCGCCAGAAGTTCTGCGTGGCGTTGCCGAGGTTGTTCGGGTCGTCGCCCTGCTGGAGCCAGTCGGCCTCGACGCGCACGTGGCCGTTGAGGTTGACGTCGTCCGGGTGCCGGCCGAGGCCGGCCACCTGGGTGAAGAACCGCAGGTTCACGTCGGCGTCGTACTGGCCGGGCTTGAACAGCACGGCGTAGCGCTCGGGCCCGAACTGGTTGGTCTTCTGCCCGGCGGCGATGGTGTCGACGCGGCTCTGGATCTCCGCCGGCGGGGTCGACGGGTCGAAGACGAAGGTGTTCGGGCCGAGGTCCGGGTTCATCGGGTCGGTCACCGGCACGGCGATCTCGGCGCCCTGGGCGCTCAGCACGTTCACCGTGCCCAGCGCGGTCGCGGCGGCGAGCGCGAGCACGAGCCAGCGACGGCGTGGGGGACTGGGGTTTCTCATGGTCCTGCCTGACGGGTGGGGGACGTCGGAGGGAGCGCTCGCGTAACCGGTACCTGGTGAGTTCTTAACAACCGGCTCACCGGGGCGTCAACCCGCTGTAACGAGCGATGACCGCTGGGTAACCCCGTTCAAGGCGCTCTGACCTGCGGAAATGCCGTCGGCGAATTTGTTGCGCCTGACCACAAATTACCGACGACGGTAGGTGGTCAGGCCTGCTGCCCGACTTTGGCGGCGGGCCGGAAGGGCGCGGCCAGCGTCGGCAGGAGGTGGTGCCGGTTGCGCCAGGCCGCGGCGAGCGCGAGGGCCGCGTAGATTCCACAAAGGACGTAACGCGCGGTCTGCCCGGGCAGGGCGAACTGCACGGCGAACAGGCTCAGCAGGGTCCACGCCAGCCAGCGGGGGAAGCGCAGGGCGAGCAGCGCGGTCACGCCGAGCAGGGTTTGGGTGGCGGTCAGCAGGAACTCCTCCACCTGCCGCGCCTCCAGGGCGAGCGCGGTGCCCCCGCCGCCGAACAGGTAGGCCACCGGCAGGCTGCCGACCAGCAGCGTCCACTGGTTGACCTTGGCCGAGACCAGCATGCCGAGCGCGGCGGCGCCGTTGCCGCGGACCGCGAACAGGATCGCCACGATGAACTCCGGCGCCTCGGAGGCCAGCGGCGCCAGCCACTGCACCAGCAGGAACTGGTCGACGCCGAGCTGCGCGCCGGTGGCGATCAGGTTGTGCGCGAACGGTTCCGCGCACAGGAGGATGGCCACCGCGGCCGAGGCGAACAGCGCGATGACGGTGAGCCGCCGGGTGCGTGCCGGCAGGGCGCCGATGGTGGCGGCCGGGCCGACGAGGTGCGGTTCGCCGACTTCGGCGCGCGACACCTTCCACAGGTAGAAGGCGAAGAACCCGAGCAGCGCGAAGCCGAGCGGCAGCGAGATCTGCCCGGAAACCGGGACCACGAAGGCGACCAGCGATGCGATCGCGAGAAAGCCGAGTTCCACGCGGTATTCGGAGTCCAGGGTCAGTTCGCGCACGGTCCGGCCGGTGCGGCGCCGGGCCACCGCGAGGGCCAGCAGCACGACCACCGACCAGCCCAGGCCGAGCAGCAGCCGGTTCGAACCGGTCATGTTGGCCGCCGCGTAGGCGACGTACTCGGGGTTCGACCCCGCGGTGTAGGCGAAGTAGAGGTCCACGGCGTACTCGGGCAGCACGGCGATCACGGCCAGGATCGCGATGGCCAGCCCGCCGGAGATGTCGACCTGCGCGGCCTCGGCCGCCCAGGCCAGCACGAACGACGCGGCCACCACCGCGGCGCCGAAGACCAGCAGCCCCGCCACCGGCGCCGGGGTCAACCCGGTCAGCCGGACGACCAGGGCGGGCAGCACCAGCGCGGTGCACAACAGCAAGGGGCGCCACAACTTCGCGACCACGGACAGTCCTTTCCGGCCTCGGCCGGTCCGGGGACCTCGGCCAGGCGCGACGGCTGGCCGAAGGTCTCGCCCACCCGCGGTGTCGCGGGCCCTGTCGCCGGAGGACCACCGGGTCCTCAGCGTGTCGACGAACAGGTCGTGGGCTACTCCCCTTCGGAACGGGGACCAGCCTGCGCGACGTTTCGTTGTTTTCGCAACAGTCGAAGCTTTTGCGGCCGGGCGCGCGGTGCGTTGACGCGTGGGGGAAACTGGACTTCGCCATGCCGAAACCACAGCCGGGGACCACCGAAGAACCCGCGCCCGCCAGGGCCGACGGGGAGCCGACGACGGCCCAGCTGCGGGGTGGGGCGGCGACGTTCGCGTTGCTGGGCAGCCCGGTCCGGCTGCACCTGGTGTGGCTCATCACACACGGTTCGTACGACGTCGGGACGCTGGCGCGGCACGCCGGGATCAGCATCGCGACGGCCTCGCAGCACCTGGCCAAACTCCGGCTGGCGGGCGTGATCACCGTCCAGCGCGAGGGACGGCGCCACCTCTACACCGCCGACGACCCGCACGTCGTGGCCCTGGTCGAGCAGATCTTCGACCACATCGCCCCGGACGGCACGGTGGCCCCGGACCGGTGAACCCCGGGTAGGTGTCACGAATGTGGCTTTCGAGACGCCTGACGTCTCGAAAGCCACATTCGTGACATCGGGGGTTACTGGTTGAACACGAAGGTGGAGCCTGGTTCCCGGACCACGTCGCCGGTCTTCGAGTTGGTGATCGTCACGCCGGACAGGGTGGCGCTGCCCCTGGCACCGCCGTGCGCGAGGATGCCCGCGCCGTTGTTGGACTTGTCGATCCGGACGTTGGTGATCGTCGCGCCGGGGATCGAGCCGCCGCCTGCTTTGAACTGGATGCCGTCGTAGGTCGAGTCGTGCACCTCCGTGTCCCGGATGACCACGCCGGGGATGTCCGGGCCCTGGGCGAACAGGGTGATGGCGCCGAACTTCTGCGCCTCGCCCCAGAACACCCCGCCGCAGCGGTAGAGCGCGTTGTTCGCCAGCACGGTCTGCCCGGAGAACGGCAGCGGGTCGTGGTCGGTCGCCAGCATGATGCCCGGGTAGTTCGCGGTGTCGTAGATCAGGTTGTTCTCCGCCTTGTTCCCGTAACCGCCGTAGATGGCGATTCCGTTGGCACGCCACGGCAACTGAATCGTATTGTTCACGAAGTGGTTGTCGTGCGCGATGTCGACCGCCTGGTTCTTCACGTACTTGTTGGCCCACACCGCGAGCGCGTCGTCGCCGGTGGTGCGGAACGAGGAGTTGAACACGCGGGAGTTCCGCGTCCCGTTGGTGAAGTTGATGCCGTCGGCGTAGGTGTCGCGGATGCGCATGCCGCTGAACTCGAGTCCGTCGGCCGGGCCCCACAGCTCGGGGATGTTGTCGTAGTCGCGGCCCACCCAGACCCCGACGTTGGCGTGCTCGATCCACACGTTGGTGATCTTCGTGCCCTGGCCGAACCGGCCGTTGAGGCCGACCCCGCCCTCGGCACCGTCCGGCCCGCCGCGGATCCGGCCGGAGCCGAAGATGGCGAGGTCCGAGATCTGCGTGTTGCCGTCGATGTCGAAGCCGAAGTTGCCCTCGTGCGGGTGGTTGATGCTGCCGACGGCCTTATGCGGTTCGGTCAGCGTGTACAGCCGCGAATGCCACATCCCGGCACCGCGGATCTTCACGTTGCTGATCCCCACCTGGTTGTACTGCCCGCGGTCGAGCGGGTCGTCGGTGAGGATCTTCTTCTCCTGCCGCCACTGCCCGGCCGGGATCCACACGCAGCCGATCGCCCCGTTCTGGTCGGCGGTCACCGCCGCCTGGATGGCCGCGGTGTCGTCGTTCCCGTCGTCGGGCACGGCACCGTACTCGGTGATCGAGGTGCACTCCGCCGGCTTGCTGCTCGGCGGTGCGACCTGCTCCAGATCGATCAGGTCGATGATGTAGAACGCCGCGGTGTCACCGGAATCGCGTTGCAGCCGGAACTTCGTGCCCGCCGGGAAGGTCGACGGCAGCAGCGCGTTCGCCTCGTCGAACAGCCTGCGCGCGTCGGCCTGCGGGGTGTTCGTCAGCGCCTCGGGCCCGTCGGTGTTGCCGTAGAGCCAGCTGTGCTTCGACGACAGGTTCAGCTTCTGCACGAACTCGCCGTCGGCGTAGAGGCTGAGCGTGGCGTCGATGCCCCCGCCGCCAGGCGCGTCCGGGATCGAGTTGCGCACCACGATCGAGTTCGTCGAGCTGACCGAGGTGAACTCGACGAACTGGCCCTGGTTGTCCAGCCGGACCGACTTGCGGCCGGACGACTCGGTGGCGAAGTTGGTGTGCCCGAACGTCCTCAGTGGATCCGCTTCGAGCAGGGTTCCCTGGTAGGTACCGGCTTCGGCCTCGTACTCGACATAGGGCACGGCGGCGCCGCGGCCGACCACGATGGTCTGGCCGAAGCTGTTGTTGCCCTCGTTCGTCTCGGCCACCAGCTCGGTCGCGTCGGCGGTCGCGGTCACCGTGGCACCGCCACCGGTCGCGGTCCACGAACCGCTGGTGGTCACGTTCACCGTGGCACCGGCCGGAATCTGCGGCGTCTGGGTGTCCAAAGTGGTCGAACCGGCGCTGACCCTGGTGACCGTGCCCGCGGCGACGGCGGTGGTCCCGCGGTTGCGCACCGCCGCGGTGAACTTGACCGGGGTGCCCTCGGCCGGGTTCGACGGGTTGGCGGTGAGGCCGAGCACCTGCAGGTCCGGCCCGGGCGCCTGGGTGACGACCAGCGGTGACGCGGCGGTGAAGGTGTTGTTGCCCTCGTTCTGCTCGGCGACGGTGCCGGCCGGGTCGGCCACCGCGGCGGCCGCGTAGCTGCCCATCGGCCGCTTGCCCGCGTCCAGGGTCACCACGGCCGAGGCGCCGGGGGCGAGCGCGCCCACCGGGGCACTGCCCGCGACCGCGCCACCGAGGGTGAAGTCGACCGTGGTCGCGCCCGCGGGCGCTGATCCGGTGTTGCGCACGGTCGCCGCCAGGGTGACCGAGTCGCTCTCGGACGGACTGGCCGGAGCCCAGGTCAGCGCGCTCACGACCAGATCGGGATTGGGCGCGGGCGTGCCGAAGACCTGGAGTTCACCGATCTGCCCGCCGGGTGCGCCGGTGTTGCCGAAGAACGCCAGCCGCAGGTCGGCGGCCCGGCCGGTGACCGGGATGGTCACCGAGTTCTGCCCGGAGTGCGGGCTGAACTGGTAGTCGGCGCGGGGCCGCAGGGTGGTGAAGCCGGTGCCGGCCTGGTCGCGGCCGAGCACCTCGATGCTCTGCGTTCTCGGCCCCCAGATCGGATCCGGGTTGAGCTTGACCACTACGGACGACAGGTCGGCGTTGGCGCCGAGCTTCGTGGTCAGCGTCGCGGGGAAGCCGGCGGACTCCCAGTAGCTGCCGATGTTGCCGTCCGTGGCGTTCGGGCCGACGAACGAGAACACCGAGGACGAGGCCTCGACCGGTTTCCCGGCGGCGAGATCGATGTCCGCGGCGTGCGCGGGGGCGGGTAGGAGGGTGCCGAGCAGGCAGGCGGCGAGCAGGCCGCCGAGGCGTTTCCGGTGCATGGGGACCTCGGTTTCGATGGGTGATCCCGGCAAATTTCGTGATCTTGTCGAGTTCTTGCGAGGTAGCGAGTAAATATTTCAGCACGATGACGCGTTAGTCAACGGCGGATTACCCCGGCGTGCTCAGCTGGAGAAGCGAGCGGCCTCGATGTCGATCAGGTTCTGGGCCCGGTCCAGGGTGTGCGAGCCGTAGGTGCCCCCGGCCCGCGCGTCGAGCAGGGCGTTCTGCATCGCGTCGATGAGCAGGCGCTGCAGTTCCCGGCGCTGCTGGAGCGGGCTGTCCGGGTCGCGCTCGCCGAGCATCTTGTCGATCACCTCGGCGGTGGCGAGGCTGCGCTTGCGCGTCTTGTCCAGTAGCGCCGCGTCGAAGGGCTTGCCGTTTTCGCGGGTCAGCGCCGGGTTGTCGACCAGCGCCTGGGCGGCGGTGTGGATCTCGGTCGCCAGCCGGGCCAGTTCGCGGCGTTCGTGCTCGGCGTCGGTGCCCTGGATGCCGAGCAGTTTGATCAACGCGGGCAACGTGCCGCCCTGCAGGATCAGCGTCACGATCGCCACGGTGAACGCGATCAGCACCAGTTCGGCCCGGTGCGGCACGTCGGTGGGCAGCGACTGCGCGGCGGCCACCGTGACCACCCCGCGCATCCCGGACCAGGCGAGCACCCCGCCGCCGCGCCAGCCGAGCCCTTCGCTGGCGAAGAAGGCGGCGTCGGCGTGACGTCGTTGCAGGGCGCGCGTCGCCTTCGCGTACCGGCGCTCGTGATCGGGATGCGGACCGCGGGCGGTGAGCCGGTCCAGCAGTGACTCGATCCGGTCGGTCATCGCGCCCGCGCCGCGCTGCTGCCGCCGCAGGGCCGCGATGAGCGGGATGACGAAGACCACGCGCAGCAGGATCAACGCGGCCGTGGCGAGCAGGCCGAGGCTGATCGCGGTCCACACACCCTGTCCCGCGGCGTGGACGTCGGCGATCACGGCGGTGATCTCGAAGCCCATCAGCAGGAAGACGCCGTTTTCCAGCAGCAGCTGGATGGTCCGCCAGTTGGTGCGCTCGGAGATCCGGTCGTGCGCGGTGAACCGCTTGGCGCTCTGGTGCCCGGTG
It encodes:
- a CDS encoding GntR family transcriptional regulator — translated: MERNLQVSRDSDVPIYRQLVTQLSFMIESGELAAGQVLPSSRLLADNLHINRNTVARAYADLGERGLVETRGRGGTVVTGFGQGRAGARDRARSILAEATRACVDLGLTAAEIQALVASLALRAEDDLLKVAFVECNADRAKYFAGELAEHLGLKVKPLVLGEFEPGPADLVLTTFFHLAEVRGLWRRTGTEVVAIVAAPHVRTLVRIAAVAPDRTVGIWYSTEDQAVSIRDSLAQSGLRNIKVLHGVADEDIEDVDLVVIPSESPDLKARLDGRVEVIEFGNVLDAASIRMVSEVVDDLRTAKRGGVAEPPAT
- a CDS encoding MerR family transcriptional regulator, whose amino-acid sequence is MAWSTRQIAELAGTSLRAVRHYHEVGLLAEPERRANGYKSYGVAHLVRLLRIKRLADLGFSLTQIAEMGDADEHPGEALRVLDSELATTIERLKRARLELAMILRESVPTDLPPEIASVAADAKLTEADRSFVVVMSRVFGPSAMDAYRDLMRRTADYGTGAEFDHLPADADAETRRALAEAMAPKVRALLGEYPDLVDPGTSTPKGVRQAAKTIDLALTDLYNPAQVDVIHRLRRLLAEESR
- a CDS encoding CPBP family intramembrane glutamic endopeptidase encodes the protein MDQHASTARRLPLWGFFLLLAGYLAVLQVLGVLLTRGLDVQYAAPTTITELWRGITVPVGVSLLLVVAAITALRWWRPVLVEDHPVRSWVIVVPVVQFAAIAAATNYGGLAERGLGFTLLLLCSTLFVGFGEELMFRGIGVTVFRHNGFSEGRVALWSTVTFGLAHATNLINTGFGALAQVLLAAVSGYFFYLVRRRSGGILLPAVVHGLWDFSLISGAVVPGESYFGVVASLLAIIGLAVVLVVRRHRIHDDRRARTAAGPSDD
- a CDS encoding sialidase, producing MRNPSPPRRRWLVLALAAATALGTVNVLSAQGAEIAVPVTDPMNPDLGPNTFVFDPSTPPAEIQSRVDTIAAGQKTNQFGPERYAVLFKPGQYDADVNLRFFTQVAGLGRHPDDVNLNGHVRVEADWLQQGDDPNNLGNATQNFWRAAENLSVTIPQGQIERWAVSQAAPYRRMHLRGQVQLWNGYDGWASGGLIADSKIDGFTESGSQQQFYTRNSELGGGWGGSVWNMVFQGSTGTPPQNFPNPSHTVLDTTPKIREKPFLHVDDSGSYNVFVPSLRNDTKGTSWGGGNAPGESISLSEFLVVKPDTSVATVNAALEQGKHLLFTPGVHHLDDTIRVTKPNTVVLGLGLATLTPDTGKTAMTVADVDGVKVAGMMFDAGPVNVPSLMEVGQEGASASHAENPTSLHDVFFRIGGPGVGKATTSLQVHSNDVIGDHMWLWRGDHGDGIGWDVNTARNGLIVEGDNVTMYGLFVEHYQQYQTIWNGENGKTFFYQNELPYDPPDNQTWGSPGGGTQGWAAYKVGDQVNTHEAYGVGSYSFFNVNPAVVASRGFEVPDKPGVRFQGLVAVSLGGVGTITNVINTTGATANEPNQVSYVTKYPQ
- a CDS encoding sodium:proton exchanger, with the translated sequence MVAKLWRPLLLCTALVLPALVVRLTGLTPAPVAGLLVFGAAVVAASFVLAWAAEAAQVDISGGLAIAILAVIAVLPEYAVDLYFAYTAGSNPEYVAYAAANMTGSNRLLLGLGWSVVVLLALAVARRRTGRTVRELTLDSEYRVELGFLAIASLVAFVVPVSGQISLPLGFALLGFFAFYLWKVSRAEVGEPHLVGPAATIGALPARTRRLTVIALFASAAVAILLCAEPFAHNLIATGAQLGVDQFLLVQWLAPLASEAPEFIVAILFAVRGNGAAALGMLVSAKVNQWTLLVGSLPVAYLFGGGGTALALEARQVEEFLLTATQTLLGVTALLALRFPRWLAWTLLSLFAVQFALPGQTARYVLCGIYAALALAAAWRNRHHLLPTLAAPFRPAAKVGQQA
- a CDS encoding helix-turn-helix transcriptional regulator, translating into MPKPQPGTTEEPAPARADGEPTTAQLRGGAATFALLGSPVRLHLVWLITHGSYDVGTLARHAGISIATASQHLAKLRLAGVITVQREGRRHLYTADDPHVVALVEQIFDHIAPDGTVAPDR
- a CDS encoding CARDB domain-containing protein, which produces MHRKRLGGLLAACLLGTLLPAPAHAADIDLAAGKPVEASSSVFSFVGPNATDGNIGSYWESAGFPATLTTKLGANADLSSVVVKLNPDPIWGPRTQSIEVLGRDQAGTGFTTLRPRADYQFSPHSGQNSVTIPVTGRAADLRLAFFGNTGAPGGQIGELQVFGTPAPNPDLVVSALTWAPASPSESDSVTLAATVRNTGSAPAGATTVDFTLGGAVAGSAPVGALAPGASAVVTLDAGKRPMGSYAAAAVADPAGTVAEQNEGNNTFTAASPLVVTQAPGPDLQVLGLTANPSNPAEGTPVKFTAAVRNRGTTAVAAGTVTRVSAGSTTLDTQTPQIPAGATVNVTTSGSWTATGGGATVTATADATELVAETNEGNNSFGQTIVVGRGAAVPYVEYEAEAGTYQGTLLEADPLRTFGHTNFATESSGRKSVRLDNQGQFVEFTSVSSTNSIVVRNSIPDAPGGGGIDATLSLYADGEFVQKLNLSSKHSWLYGNTDGPEALTNTPQADARRLFDEANALLPSTFPAGTKFRLQRDSGDTAAFYIIDLIDLEQVAPPSSKPAECTSITEYGAVPDDGNDDTAAIQAAVTADQNGAIGCVWIPAGQWRQEKKILTDDPLDRGQYNQVGISNVKIRGAGMWHSRLYTLTEPHKAVGSINHPHEGNFGFDIDGNTQISDLAIFGSGRIRGGPDGAEGGVGLNGRFGQGTKITNVWIEHANVGVWVGRDYDNIPELWGPADGLEFSGMRIRDTYADGINFTNGTRNSRVFNSSFRTTGDDALAVWANKYVKNQAVDIAHDNHFVNNTIQLPWRANGIAIYGGYGNKAENNLIYDTANYPGIMLATDHDPLPFSGQTVLANNALYRCGGVFWGEAQKFGAITLFAQGPDIPGVVIRDTEVHDSTYDGIQFKAGGGSIPGATITNVRIDKSNNGAGILAHGGARGSATLSGVTITNSKTGDVVREPGSTFVFNQ
- a CDS encoding sodium:proton antiporter, which encodes MQELALLAVVAVLIIVVVSYTAPKLKVAAPVLLVIVGMACSQLPGAPELFVEPDWILVVVLPPILYAAAVNVPVVDFRRDLGTIGALSVLLVVVSAFGTGLLIWWLIPDLDLAAAVALGAVISPPDAVAATSIGKRLGLPPRLVTILEGEGLVNDATALVLLRTAVAAIAGTVSFWSALGDFAYAVFVGVAAGAVVGVVSVWARSRIRNQPVLTTAISLVVPFLAFLPAEELHASGVIGVVTAGLITGHQSAKRFTAHDRISERTNWRTIQLLLENGVFLLMGFEITAVIADVHAAGQGVWTAISLGLLATAALILLRVVFVIPLIAALRRQQRGAGAMTDRIESLLDRLTARGPHPDHERRYAKATRALQRRHADAAFFASEGLGWRGGGVLAWSGMRGVVTVAAAQSLPTDVPHRAELVLIAFTVAIVTLILQGGTLPALIKLLGIQGTDAEHERRELARLATEIHTAAQALVDNPALTRENGKPFDAALLDKTRKRSLATAEVIDKMLGERDPDSPLQQRRELQRLLIDAMQNALLDARAGGTYGSHTLDRAQNLIDIEAARFSS